The DNA region CGGGCAGGGGAATACCGCAGACGCTGCCGGTTTCCCGGTACTCCTTCCAGCCGCTCCCTACCAGGTAGCCCCGCACCACGCATTCCACCGGCACCATGGTGAGTTTCTTAACCAGCACCGCCCTTCCCGCAAGGGTCTCTTCCCGGGAAAAAGGCTCGCCCAGCTTTTCCCGCTCGGTGGCCAGCAGGTGGTTGGGCACCAGTGGGGCAAAGTGGGCAAACCAAAAGTTGGAAAGCTGGGTGAGGATGATCCCCTTGCCGGGAATGCCGGGGCTTAAGACCACATCAAAAGCGCTGATGCGGTCGGTGGCCACCAGCACCAGGTTCCCGTCGGCAGTGCCGTAAATATCCCGCACCTTTCCCTGGCGGAGAAGGTGCGGTTTTAAGGTGCTGGGGGCGCGATAAGGCTCACGCGCCATGGGCAGCTTGGCCCTTCAGCAGGGCTGCCGCTTGCGAAGTCAGGCGCGACTTGAGACGGGCGGCGGTGTTCTTGTGGAAAACACCCTTCCGCACGCCTACGTCAATCACCGAAACCGTGCGCGGCAAAAGCTCCTTGACGGTCTTCGCCTCGCCGCTGGTGAGCGCTTGCCGCAAGGCCTTGACGGCGTTGCGAACCCTGGTCCGTACCGCGCGGTTGCGCAGCCGACGGACCTCGTTTTGCCTCTTTCTCTTCAAACCCGACTTGATCCTTTTAGCCATTCCTGCTCCCTCTCACTTGATTTTCACGCCCAACTTGGCCAGCCGCTCCTTGGCAAGGCTGGCTTCCGGGCTTGCTGGATACTCGAAAACCACGTACTGCAGGTTAATCACCGCCTGCGACTTGTCGCCCTTTTCCAGGTACGCAAAGCCCTTCTTCAACAGCGCAGCGGCTGCTTTGTCTGAGGTCTTGTAGCTGTTCAAAAGCTGGGTAAAGGTGTCAATGGCCCTGTCGTAGTCCTTCTTGGAGTAGTGGCACTCGCCGATCCAGTACAGGGCGTTGTCCGAAAGCTCGGTGTCGGGGTAGCGCCGCAGGTACTCGGAAAACCCCTGGATGGCCAAATCGTAGTTGCCACGCATGTAATCTTCGTAGGCGCTGTTGTAAAGCTGAGCCGGCTCGGAAGCTGGCGTTCCCAGAGCGGGCTGTGTTCCCGCAGGCGCCGGTGCGCCAGCGGGAGCCGCTCCCAAAGCCTGGAGCTTTTCCCGTGCGGCAGCCAGCTCCTGGGAGAGCTGCCCCAGGCGCTGGTTGGTGGACTCTAAAGCCGCCTGCAGGGTTTCCATTTGCTCCCGCAGGGCGCGAATTTCCTGCTGGATATCGGCGTTGGACTTCAAAAGCTGCGAGGTTTGCTGGCCTATGGTGCGGGAAAGAGCCGCCACGTCTTCCTTGCCGCTCGTGGCCCGGGCCAAATCGTCCACCCGCTTGCCCACATCGGTGATTTCCCTGTGCAAAAGCTCGATATCCCCGCTGGACACGCAGCCGTAGGCCAAAAAAGAAGCCAGAACCAAAGCGGAAAAGCCCAATTGGTATTTCATTTTCCTGTCACCACAAAATGAGCCCGGCGGTTTTGCCACCAGCAGCTCTCGTCGTGGCAAGTGGCAAAGGGCCGCTCCTCACCGTAGGAAATGGTGCTGATGCGATCGGCAGCCACCCCCAGGGAAACCAGGTAGTCCTTGGCCGCGTTGGCCCGGCGCCAGCCCAGGGCCAGATTGTACTCGTTGGTGTTGCGCTCGTCGCAGTGCCCCTCGATGAGGATCTTCACCGTGGGGTGCTGCTGCAGCCAACGGGCGTTTTGAGCCAGGAGATCGCGGGCATCGGGGCGCAGCTCGGACTTGTCGGTATCGAAGAACACGTCCTTGAGGTAGCCCGCCTTGTTAATGGCCTCCACATCGGCGGGAAGCTCGGAAGCGCTCACCTCGGATTCCGGGAGGGAGGCCGGCTGCACCGCCGGCTCAGGGGCCACCTCGCGGCTGGGCGCAGGCTCGGCCGCGGGAGCTGCAGCCTGGGACGGACGGCTCACCTCCGGCGCCACCACCGGTTTTGGCCGGGCGCAGCCAGCCGCCAACGCGAGAACCACAAGCATCCCAACACCCCAGGCTCGGCGCATGGGCCACCTCCAAGCTGGGCAAGCTTACACGAACTTGCAGGGGGGGACAAGTCGCGGGGTCACCAAAGCTTGGCCCTCCAGCCGGCAGGCTTTGAGCGGCCTCCGGGCGGTGGGGAGGCCAAAACCCGCACCAGAAATGCCCGCAGTCCGCTCACCTGCGCTACCATGAGGCCGGAGGCGAGGCCGATGAAAACCATCATTGAGCCTTTCAGGATCAAAGTGGTGGAACCCATCCGCATGACCACCCGGGAAGAGCGCCAGAGGAAAATCGCCGAAGCCGAGTACAACCCGTTCCGCCTGAAAGCCGAAGACGTGCTCATTGACCTGCTCACCGATTCCGGCACCGGCGCCATGTCCACCCACCAGTGGGCCGGGGTCATGGAAGGGGACGAGTCCTACGCTGGAGCCAGGTCTTTTTTTCGTTTCGAAGCTTCGGTGAAAAGCGTGTTTGGCCACAAGCACGTGATCCCCACCCACCAGGGGCGGGCGTCCGAGCGCTTGTTGTGTGCGGCGGTGGTCAAACCGGGGGATGTGATCCCGGGCAACACCCACTTTGACACCACCCGCGCCAACATTGAAGCATCCCATGCGGAAGCGGTGGATTTGCCCATTCCCGAAGCCCGGGATCCCGAAAACCTGCACCCCTTCAAGGGCAACATGGATTTGCAAAAGCTCGAGGATTTGCTGAACAAAGAACACCACCGGGTGCCTTTCGTGCTCATCACCGCCACCAACAACTCCGGAGGGGGCCAGCCGGTTTCCATGGCCAACCTTCGGGAAGCCAAGAAGGTTTGCGATGCCTTTGGCGTCCCGCTGTTTCTGGATGCCGCCCGCTTCGCGGAAAACGCCTACTTCATCAAGCTGCGGGAGCCGGGTTATCAGGACAAGACGCCCAGGGAAATTGCCCAGGAGATGTTTTCCTACACCGACGGCGCGCTCATGAGCATGAAGAAGGACGCCTTTGGCAACATCGGCGGGGTGATTTCTTTGAACTCCGACGCCTGGGCGGAAAAGATCCGCACCCTTCTGATCCTCACCGAAGGCTTTGTGACCTACGGCGGTCTTGCCGGCCGGGATCTGGAAGCTTTGGCCATTGGCCTGGAGGAAGTGCTGGAGGAAGACTACCTGCGCTACCGAATTGCCTCCACAGCCTACGTGGGCCAGCACCTGGACGAGCTCGGTGTGCCGCTTTTGAAGCCCTTTGGCGGCCACGCCATTTACCTGGACGGCCGCCGCTTTTGCGAGCATTTGCCTGATGAACAGCTCCCAGGCTGGGCTTTGTCGGTGGCCTTGTACGAGCACGCCGGTATCCGCGCCTGCGAAATTGGCAACGTGATGTTTGGCAAGAAGCTGCCCGATGGCTCCTGGCAGTGGCCGGCTTTGGACCTGGTGCGCCTGGCCATTCCCCGGCGTGTGTACACCCAAAGCCACATGGACTACGTGGTGGAAGCCATCGGTGAGCTTTACCAGCAGCGCCAAAGCATCCCCGGGTTGGAGTTCGTCTACCGCCCTGACGTCTTGCCTCACTTTTCCGCGCGTTTCCGGTTGCGGAGCTAGCGCTGCTTACCGGCTTTGACTAAAATCTTGTCATGAGCTTCCACGAGCAATGCGATTTGCGACTCAAATTGCTGGGGGGGTGAGGGCATGAAGTGGGTCGCTTTCCTTGCAGTGACACTGCAGTTAGTCACGGTAGCTTGGGCGCTGTGGTTGATGCGACGAACTAATGAAAAGAGCCCTTGGATGTTTTTTTCTCTCGCAGCAGCGGTTATGTTCGTACGTCGAGTTCTGCATTGGTACGAGCTGTCTATGGCGTCAGAACCGAGCCGTTCACCTTATCTCGGCGCCGAGACCACTATTGTTTTCGCAGTTAGCGTCTTGCTTTTGGTTGGTGTTGTTCTTTCCGGAAGAATGT from Thermoanaerobaculum aquaticum includes:
- the pal gene encoding peptidoglycan-associated lipoprotein Pal; amino-acid sequence: MRRAWGVGMLVVLALAAGCARPKPVVAPEVSRPSQAAAPAAEPAPSREVAPEPAVQPASLPESEVSASELPADVEAINKAGYLKDVFFDTDKSELRPDARDLLAQNARWLQQHPTVKILIEGHCDERNTNEYNLALGWRRANAAKDYLVSLGVAADRISTISYGEERPFATCHDESCWWQNRRAHFVVTGK
- a CDS encoding tryptophanase — its product is MKTIIEPFRIKVVEPIRMTTREERQRKIAEAEYNPFRLKAEDVLIDLLTDSGTGAMSTHQWAGVMEGDESYAGARSFFRFEASVKSVFGHKHVIPTHQGRASERLLCAAVVKPGDVIPGNTHFDTTRANIEASHAEAVDLPIPEARDPENLHPFKGNMDLQKLEDLLNKEHHRVPFVLITATNNSGGGQPVSMANLREAKKVCDAFGVPLFLDAARFAENAYFIKLREPGYQDKTPREIAQEMFSYTDGALMSMKKDAFGNIGGVISLNSDAWAEKIRTLLILTEGFVTYGGLAGRDLEALAIGLEEVLEEDYLRYRIASTAYVGQHLDELGVPLLKPFGGHAIYLDGRRFCEHLPDEQLPGWALSVALYEHAGIRACEIGNVMFGKKLPDGSWQWPALDLVRLAIPRRVYTQSHMDYVVEAIGELYQQRQSIPGLEFVYRPDVLPHFSARFRLRS
- the rpsT gene encoding 30S ribosomal protein S20, producing the protein MAKRIKSGLKRKRQNEVRRLRNRAVRTRVRNAVKALRQALTSGEAKTVKELLPRTVSVIDVGVRKGVFHKNTAARLKSRLTSQAAALLKGQAAHGA
- the ybgF gene encoding tol-pal system protein YbgF, with amino-acid sequence MKYQLGFSALVLASFLAYGCVSSGDIELLHREITDVGKRVDDLARATSGKEDVAALSRTIGQQTSQLLKSNADIQQEIRALREQMETLQAALESTNQRLGQLSQELAAAREKLQALGAAPAGAPAPAGTQPALGTPASEPAQLYNSAYEDYMRGNYDLAIQGFSEYLRRYPDTELSDNALYWIGECHYSKKDYDRAIDTFTQLLNSYKTSDKAAAALLKKGFAYLEKGDKSQAVINLQYVVFEYPASPEASLAKERLAKLGVKIK